Proteins co-encoded in one Aquincola tertiaricarbonis genomic window:
- a CDS encoding tripartite tricarboxylate transporter TctB family protein, producing MQRSQTLVAVGTLAVAGLLAAGARDISSEAGYAGIGPNFVPWVVAAALAVCGLWLLWEALTGGFRNMEDDGPAPEVEGDGKPCWIGFAAVSAGILLNAALITTLGFILSCALCFVLATRGYRASQGHPDLRPATLVRDLLVGLVIAAPVYWLFTKLLAINLPGLTASGWI from the coding sequence ATGCAGCGCTCCCAAACACTGGTGGCCGTCGGCACGCTGGCGGTCGCAGGACTGCTTGCGGCCGGTGCCCGCGACATCAGCTCCGAGGCCGGCTACGCCGGCATTGGCCCCAACTTCGTGCCCTGGGTGGTGGCCGCCGCGCTGGCCGTCTGCGGCCTGTGGTTGCTGTGGGAGGCGCTGACCGGCGGCTTCCGCAACATGGAAGACGACGGCCCCGCGCCGGAGGTGGAAGGCGACGGCAAGCCGTGCTGGATCGGCTTTGCCGCGGTGTCGGCCGGCATCCTGCTCAATGCCGCGCTGATCACCACGCTGGGCTTCATCCTCAGCTGCGCGCTGTGCTTCGTGCTGGCCACCCGCGGTTACCGCGCCTCGCAGGGTCACCCCGACCTGCGGCCGGCCACGCTGGTGCGTGACCTGCTGGTGGGCCTCGTCATCGCGGCCCCGGTGTATTGGCTGTTCACCAAGCTGCTGGCCATCAACCTTCCCGGCCTCACGGCCTCCGGCTGGATCTGA